cgagcatcttcatctgtaaaagtaattacatcgtctCGACGCAGCTTCTTCGTTGATTCCCCTCCAGTAGTCGTCCCTcggtccagtcgtttggagatcatgttgatgaccccgatcGTGGGCCGATTGTTCGCTGCctcctcagtcggttggggtcgtcggtcggggatgGGTCGAGTCGGCAGTTTCCTTCAAAATTTTTCGATATACCCTCAgcgtatgagggcctcgatttcatccttaagttggatacACTGCTTGGTGTTATGGCTATGACCCCGATGAAATCGATAGTACTTtcatcggtcgaggccctttgccttcaaaggcagaggccgtcgcagatactcttccccttcgatctccatcaaaatctacgcacgaagagcggagagaggagtataggagtcatacttgGGATGCATCGACCTCGGACTCCGCCATCGAAGCGATCTCGGGCTCCGTCGCTggggtgagacctgtttgtcggtcgggggcctgctaggctcggtaGGGGCCCaacctttccttcgcttctccttcgggcccttggcctcaatcaggcaccggtcggaagctccttcgtctgcgcgcatgtatttgtacgtgcgCTCCAGCAGTTTGGCGTATGTccgagggtcttgtccaaggagtatgtaaatcgggacccccttaaccccctcttcatggctgaaatagtcatgtcctcattgaggtcccgaacctcaagtgtggccacgttgaatcgcatcacgaaatgttggagcgtctcattttctccctgcttgaggaaaaaaaggctgtccgaggttcgtgacggcttccgactggtgctgaaatgggttacgaaagcatgttcgagctgttcgaaggagtggatgcttcctgagcggaggtcggagtaTCAGGCTCTGACGGCCTTGCGAAGTGTGAcgaggaagccgatgcagagaagggcatcggttgccctttcgatcgtcatgagagccttgtagctctccagatggtcaactgggtcagtggagccgtcatagggctccacatgaggcatcttgaaccgactagggatcggctcatcgagaatgagtcgggagagaggttggacggtctggaagtcgacgtcgttcgaagatttctgcccgtccacctgaagctggacaagccgacggtcgatttcttcgaacctgcgttcgtagttgtCGGCCCATccgtgctgggagaccccgggggtcgagtctcccgatgaatctgagggggaggcggacggtgtccgcggccgtttctccttcctcgctcgttctagctgggaaggagagggtcgTCGGGACCGATGGGTACTGTGCCGTGGCCGCCTCTCCCCCTCTCGATGGGAGTGCTGTGACAGTTGCTCCTGAGGAGGAGACAGAGACCGACGCGggtgtcggcggctgctcctggagggcatcgggtgtgccgccGGTTGCCCCACCGATGAATGCGGCAACTaggttggttgttgttgaaggctcttgattgcatccgtcagcacagtcatctgccgcacAATCGCCGTGAtttgcacctccgtggtcaccacaggatgcggagggctgggctccgccatggagagcggaggagaggcctcttcccgacggaaagagtgcctcgccgattcGATGGCCCTCGACCGCTGAGCCCTGGTTCTTGTCATTTCGAAAGAGATttttttcaagctctgtggaggtcgtgatcctgccccctacctggcgcgccaaactTGTTACGGCCAATCCCCttgtcgcctggtcgtcgggaacgagcacctgcaagagaagtccgcactgaccggagataCCTCCGGCAGAGattctccgacggtcaagtcagagaggagactaggcaacagtagaaaataatcaaaaaaactcagcgagagagagagagtgagtccaggagcttcgaaagaacctcctcgcagcactgttgccttctccgttttatagtagagcgcggcatggtgccgtcattaatggcgcagacaactgggggagttgtcaaatcatcggaggctgtcagagtcgccgcggactgtcaagtcgccgtgggttgtcaaatcactgggattaatctatgtcctttgcaggacaatgccccagggcggctatgccgcacgCCGTTGTTAGGACGGCGGCCCTCAGCAGTCGTACGGTGTTTGGGGGAGCCAACCGACCATACGTCCGCATTTGGTTGCGGGACGTCAGGTGAAGACCCAGGgataccgtcggctggtctggcgcGTTGCGGGAGTCGGACATCGGGCTCCGCCGTTCGGCTAGTCGGGAACGGAATGGGTCTGCCTGATCGACATATCTTCGGTAGGacggtgtcggcagtcgtcggtcggtacgatcggtagagtcggacgccgATCGGATAGGTCCGAAAGTGAATCGGCGTGAAAgagatcggtcggtatatcccaacacatcCCATTGGTGGCCACGACCAGCGGGAACCGGTGAACGAGGGAAAGAAGGGGATTGAAACAAAGAACCCCCTGTTCAACCCAAACCGGCAGCTTGCCGGTCCAAAACAAGCATCGGTGACGATTACAGGAccggaaaaagaaaggaaaggagtACCTCAATCCAAAGACACCAACAGGAGTGATCTTTCCTGACGAAACCAAGAAAACTTGGAAGAAAAAACTCGAGAGGTCAAAGGCACTCAGGGATAATTTTTCGGAGAATCATGATGGAACTCAATGGAAGGGGTGGAGGCTCTTTTATAGAGGAGATTTCCTCAGGTTTTTAGGCAAAGTTTGACCTGATTTGAGTCTCTATCCCGATCTCGTCAGACacgggagaggaagaagactaagTCTCCTTCCTCCCACCCACTCATATGTGTGCATGTGGTATTACAAGGGGCCAACATGTATTGATGGACATAgccccatgatgagatcataataTAATCATAGATTGCAAACCTGTGTCCATTGAATATCAAATAAATGTTATTATTGTGCGTGTATTCATATATGGAGGTTGAGTCTTGGCATAGAAATCAGGTTGCTCTGTTATGACCAGGGTATCGTAGATTTGGAATAGAGAAATAGTCTTTCAATATGCAGGATAGGACCATACATTTGACTCTCATTGGACGCATTAACATGCCTTATATATGGATGTGCACGGGACCAAGATAGCATTCTAGGACGACATAAAGTGCTCGACATGAGTTGGGTGTTTGACATGCATCAAAGAGCAACTGGGCAAGCAAGCATTCAGGCACTCAATCcctttcatttcaaattaatcaaTCAATAAAAGGTTGTTTTTATGAAAcgttatatacatacacataccaTAAAGGGTAATCACCTATTTTATGTACCTGACATGCATCTTACAGCAAGCAGACCGTAAGGTACTTCGTTTCTAAATGGATCAATAATAATccatgtctatgatacatcttcCATACACATCATGCAACTAAACCTCAATTGTCGACTATTTGTGACTTACGAGTGATTGAGAATTGGGTTACATGCAACTTAAGACTTTTGTAGCGGACTTAAAACTCATGCAATTTATATTCTATGGAAGGTACAATCAAGGGTAACCAAATGATGCTAACAAAACATATATTCTAATGCTTCGGAGTCAACATAAAACAAGAGGAATAAaagaaatgttttttttttttattaatcaaggaGCCAAGGAATGGTATTCTCAGAGAACGTACGTGGATTTTTTCATTGTGTCCTCAACATGGCCAACAATATTATTTAAATCAATCCATCCATCTCATGCCAAATCGCACCTTTTGATTTTTCGAGACACGTAATCCCATGTCACAATGTCACTAGCTAGGAACTTCTTCAATTTTCGCTGCCACGTACTCAAAAATTGAAAGGTGATGGCAAAACTCGGCATCTCGTGCTGATTCTAACAATAAAGAGGGGGTTCAAACCTTATCATGACACGACgggaattttggtatcgaaagttgacaGTGGATTTGCTCTCACTATATTCTTAAATCCATGTCCAAAGCTGAAAAAGAAACTTAATTGACATTCCTTGATCCTACTTGCTTTGAGCCAAGGGCTTTCATTACAATGGTAGAAGGGGCATTTTAGCACACGTCAGATCGAATACCTAGGATCATCTACCTTTCCCATGCCATCCCGGCTcccttaaaaaatttcaaaacaaCACTTTTAGGCCTATATAAACTTGTCATCCATGAGCTCTAAGTCCACCATAATTCGTCAAGCATTTGGCTCTTGTCCTAATTATCTTCACATTCTCCGGTCTCCATCCAGCATTCCTAACTAAGCTCCCACTAGTCACAACTTGGAAATCCAGCCACATCTTGTGCTGATTATTAGGCATCTGAGCTCCatatttagcaaaatttgcttcAAGTGTTGCGATGGATAAGGTGATGAAGTTGGCCTCCCAGAGAGCTGTAGTGATCTTTAGCATGAGCTCTTGCTGCATGTGCCACACCATCAAGAGGCTCTTTTTGGAGCTTGGTGTCAACCCTGCTGTCTATGAGCTTGATGAGGACCCCAGAGGGAGAGAAATGGAGAGAGCGCTTGTGCATCTTCTAGGCCGCAGCCCGTCGGTGCCGGCGGTGTTCATCGGTGGCAAACTCGTTGGGTCCACTGATAGGATCATGTCTCTTCACCTTGGTGGTAGACTAGTCCCATTGCTCCGCGATGCAGGTGCTATATGGCTGCACAAGTGTTTAAAATAATAAGCTACGTGAAAAACGTAGTAATGTATTGGGATGAGTTTCAAGTAATACATCGgttctttttgcttttttttttttgcgaggGAGGTATCAAAATAAATTGTTGAGCGAGATTGTCCATGTTAAGTGGTTAGCTGAAGCTATGCTGAAGTTGTCTCTCCTTGTTTACCAAAAAGTAAAAAAAGATACTGCGTCTCCTTTCATATGAAGATAATCTGTCCAATGTTGAATCCCACCTCTTTTTTAATTGGAAGATGTAAAGCAGTCTTGATTTAATAATTCAAGACTAAGAGTGGTCCTGCGTGACATACGAGGCATTATTTGTTCACGTAGGGGAATTTATGCGTCATGACATGGAACTAGAATGAGAACACATAAATATGCACCTTCTAAAAGGTGGGACCTACTTCAAGCAGCACAATGGGGGCTTTTTTGATTCTCATTCTACTCTTCCTTGGCCAAAATAGTTCGCAAGGTGCAAAAATTTGATCCATtgactatctaattttttttctacatgaattttaaaatggtcttcaaaaaaaaacttGAAATTTCATATGACTAGCATGTGAGGTGGGAAGGTGGACTCTCAATGGAGTTCAATTCCTTCTCCGAAGTTTTTTAGAGAGGGACTCTTAGGGCTCGCTGGACTCCGACGAAAACCCTAATGTTCAGCTTATAAAAGGCCCTTAGCTCTTCCTCTAGACATCAGCCTTTATCTCCATTCCTTCATCGGCAAAATGATTGGGATTTTCTTGTTATTTTATTGAGTGGCTTGGAAGAACCACTGTTGATTTCATCACCGGAGTTAAGTAAGAGgtccttttttctctcttcattttcttccAATCCCTCAGCCACCATCTTCAACCTAATTTTTATCAACGAGTTGCTGGATTTAGTGGAAAATTAGGAGACTTTGTTTTCTCCTATTTTGATTCTCTTCACCCAATCCATTGTGATTCGAGGCTGCAATCTTCATTGGAACTCTAATCAAGCTCTTAGCAGCCACACGTAGTGTACCACCACCAACACAGGCCAATCGGCATCTCTTTTCTTCATTTGGATCTATGCTATAATCAATTCATCAAGTTTTATttgtttctttccttctttctaaTTGACCACCACAGCTGATTACCACTGATTGCCGCTATTGCTGTCAAGCATCGCCGTGGGTCATCAATCATCTTACCTTGGCTATTGTTGGGCAATCCTTGTTCTTTGTCTTGAGGAATGGGGGAGATGAGTTTCTTTAAgttaggaagaagaagagagctttctctctcctttcttctctactctttctcttcttttttgctCTCTCTTCCTTAGCTTTATATATTCTCTCTTTACATGAGAGAGGATTGGGTGAAGGGAGATTCACAAGGGTGGTATTGAACCCATGATAACTCCAGTAGAGGATAGAAGACCGATATTGGACTCCACCTTGGTTTTCGTAGAACATCCATCATTGACATTGCTTATTTTGAGCATGCCAAATTCTTATTTCTCGATCTATTGGTCAAATTACATGGACCTTATCCATCTGGATTATCAGATATCGTGTCATTTctcttattgaaaaatatattctaaagtcaatcgtctATTTATAAACGAttgtattatttataaattatatataaattattaattaataaaatttatttggtattttcatcgtaaattatgcatcttctttattgaactcctttgttatgatgaagttcttagaactactcccaatcaataaagaaagatttattgtgtagttcttaaacttattcgtgatcaaacgatacgttattactaggacgataacgtttatcaagtataaattattttgtggagatactgatatggattggttgttcttgtaatcaaagagtgtggagatactgatatagcatgtaggtgaaatataggagtatatttcactgaacgtgacccacTACGGAGTATTTTGTTGTCAAGAGTAACTAataaaggatataggtataagtgttcctttcgacttgagatcactatgataatttgcaagcaactcactgtgctttggtgtcggactatcagaatttttaatttagtgatgaaaaatttttaaacgcaatcaaatacttgtaaagttagtgtgtgagtcaagatgggattgaccgctcttgATTTCAGAAGATAGTGCtatattgtgtttcaatttagtaaaatcttgatcaggataattctcGTAAGGAGTTACAGGATTTATAAAGTTGAGACACAAATCGGatgtactgattaagagttgacagtttaactctaaaATCATCCTAAGCAttgaggatcaaagagatgaattatataataatcatatgtcattaggtttttgaatgttgttttgtaattattcgacctattcggacgtcggatatcattgctagatggttatttcgattagtataaaaatttatgctGTGCTActtgcttaggttcaaacctatggggtcacacaaaaaATTTTGTCtaatcagatggctgatcaacgattgagaatcgtttaagggTATAATCGTCCCTGTGATTAAggattaactttatgcaaaagttgtaataaaataattatagaaggattaattagcaattagattattgattagtttAATTTGTTTGAGCATTGAGgctcggatcaaatctaattgaattaaatttgattaagtttggtccaattagattatgagatgacctaatcactaaggatgattgattcctgatttaattagagtttgaactcaattaatttttgattaaattaagatttaatcaagttTATTTagcatctaattggattaggttctctTATTTATTTAGGCTCTAACCAAATGTGCTTGGACTGGACCTAAATGGATAAACTCAAGAGACTAATTTGGATTGGATAAAACCCTAATGCCAACCACCATATTCGGCCCTTCTTTGTTCCATGCAAATTCTGAATTTGCGTGAATCATTTCCATGCCAATTCAAAGGTTTGTTGCCCCTTTTGGATGAGGATTAAGTGActtcaacttgaattttgaattcaagattGGATtgattttgtttgaattcaaatttaacttgaattttgaattcaaatttgaaattgaacTACCTAACTTcctatccttatccatttgggatgCCAACTTTAAGAAGCCCTTTCCCTTGTGCATGTGACATGAGATTTCACCAAGAGAAAGAGTCAaaaatttgggcatgaggttTTGGGTGGGCGTGTCTTCCTTAGTGTGTGAGATAGAGGAGAGCCGGctcctcttgggtgagtgacCTAGATTCTGATATAGGATTTTGGatgagtaaaaaaataaaaagagaagaaaggttctcCTCCTACCTTCCACCACTACTTCCTCCTCCTATTTCATTTTCGGTTTTGGAAGAGTCTGTGAGATCCGAAGAAATGTGTAAATAAGCTATCAACAAGGTCTCTGCATGAATTAGCACTTTGAAGAGATCGACCAGACCAAGGCTTCATGTGGACatttcgtagaggccggacacccTGTGCGGTTGCTGTGCAACTTGAAGAACCTTATATCTCTGGTTGTCGGTTGCGGTGATcttctatccatgctcaggtattggattTTAGACTCAATGATATTATCGATATGATCTACTGTCGTGTTGATTTGATCCATACTTgctgattttagatttcagattttatatatgcattatatcatgtcatagattctagcGTAAGttattttcaaatcaaatcaaatgcaTGCATGGTAGATTAAATCGTTTAATCTAGTTTGCttctgctaaaattttaaaaatgtatgTAAGAAATGTCTactattttcttcaattggtataaagcataggttcattatgacatgaatatatatgtatatagatctaaattttgattttaagtgaagcatgagatattttttatctgatttagatgtgatctaaagtagTGATCAGATCTgaaatgatttagattagatctaaatttttgtatatataatatgttagattagaagtcttagtagcttagtactcggaATGAGTTAATCACCAGACCATCTAGTCATAAAAAAAGTAGagattaaagtctctctcttatccattcgatggattctcttatggtgtgtagaggtgccactgtgatatctcatgaagaagaaccacgaaaagaaaaaaatttatttttctgcaaaatcttagatccaaaaattttaagatttattgtatatgatataaatttaatttatgcgAAAAGAAGTAATATCTAATCATTATAAGAAAAATCTAGAatgataaataagtttagattagatctaaaaaaaattatgattgattttattactgtTTATGCAAAGATATTTGATCTAAATTCTGCAATGAATTATTGTTGAGCctgctgagtcgactcagttttgaTTTAAGTCGACTCAGAACCCTGGTTAGTCAGCTCAATTTTCTACTAAgccgactcaattgtgcaggctGAAGAATGAAGGTTACTGTTCATCATCAATGAGTTGACTATGTCTCAGAAGTTAGTTGACCCAGTGTGATAAGTCGGCTCAGTTCAgaggtgagtcgactcaaatttctgaattaaatatttttgcatgaaaaCTTAATGTAAAAGAGTTTACATCTGAAATGGTTTCAATTGAACTCTAAACTCATGTCAATGCTACACTTTATTAAGAATTAAGagttaaatctttagatctagaattatgaatttaatatttaatgatattgcataaaatatagatatatggattagtttgaatcaggtcatttaattgaattagatctaaGGCTAGAATCAAGTAATAGACTAAATAGAGTAGTTAATCAAATCTAGCcaaaagttgatttagattaggtcaaggatgctctagatcaaatacaattgttgtagttggtcaagtctatatccttgattagaccaaatagacctgattgttagctcagtgatcgaaccgAGTCTATagactgatcaaatcaaaattgataaattgattggtgtctaaggcaagtggctaaaagagatttttaattgggaccgTTCTTTTTATTGACCAACTACGGTGGTGTTTAACTAAGAAAAGAAATGagaaccctcccaccgatctccacttatctgatcaatatgATCGATCAGATTTTGATTAGGTCGCTTAATGATTTGGATTGatccatgttagctaggtaaatcaattttgattgatttaggtatttTTGGATCGGCTTGTCTCTAGTCTTCTTTGAtggcttggtgaagtcagtagaaggattatgattagctggtcaatctcttctcttatttttaaaaatatgtaaataatttttttaaattattagattcttaaaatgaaatagttatggagataactagatcatagtcttccATGAAGATGGATGATAATCAGTCCAATagtctgataatcattggaggcaccgTATGTCTGGTGCttatctactattgaaattatcattcattatatgatgacttagtTGTGACTCTCTGatagatggtcaggttggtcgagccacatttGGGTCTgatcatttgttagttagatgcactgaatgtagtcatgttaatggttgaacctaattaagattttcagtggagacgCCATATGCCTGTTGAAGTGATACATAGAGCAAaactaattattaaaaattatttggagaagtaattgattaagaatctatccatagatataCATGGATTTATTGAGCCACACTCGAATTCGTGTGTAATCTGTATacattctagtatctgctaagaaattaaagtaatttctcgaattggaggtagaggctaccaattcgtataaaataatagaaaaatttttagactaaaatctaagtctttagacttaaataattcatatactaataggtcttatgattttttcttttatgtagTTATGGTTAGTAtcttgtcgcttcgatcactgttggacagtgataagttgatgggatctaattttgatagttggtattgaaaattaaagatcATTCTGGAACACAAGCAGATCTTGTATGTTTTTATAGATTCGATACCTTAGGAGCCTGCTCCAAATGCTCGGGGTgagatccgagacacttaccagaagtggctcaacgatcgaatcaTGGTGCGTTACATCATACgaatgatgatgaataatgagttcagtTACAAGTTTGAGGATGCTCAATCAGAGGACATGCTGTAAGTGTTAAATAAGTCCTTCGACACTCCTGataatgttgagaggcacaagatcaGTTGTACTGTCtccaatgctcggatgagagaggGAACGtcggtcatcgatcatgtactatatatgATCGAATAGATCGAGCACCTGAGCAAACTCAGATTTTTTTGTATGAGCAGCTTGAAGAAGATACGATTTTGAACTCTTTGTCCAAGTTCTACCTctcctttcttagtcattatagaatgactaaacctatagttaactaccacgatctgcTGAGATTGCTGCAGACctttgaaaaagatcaccagctccataaagagccGATGAATGTAGTAGAAGGGTCCTCTTCTGGGCGTcatccttttaagaaagaaaagaagaagaataaaaagaaggtgCAGAGTACTGGGGCGTTTAAGcccattcagatcaaaaaatctaagGCTGATTAGAGTTAGATAGagtgcttctactataagaagctggatcactggaagagaaattatcctcaatatattacttcccttgatccaaacaggctgaATAAAAGACAGAAGCGAGTAGTTACtggtcaagataattatatgataatacctttcaacttctctatttgtgatactatgacttgcgtattggatactgaaaatcctattaatatttgtaagTCATTGCAGGAACTTCAAATCAGGAGGAAgt
Above is a genomic segment from Elaeis guineensis isolate ETL-2024a chromosome 1, EG11, whole genome shotgun sequence containing:
- the LOC109504887 gene encoding glutaredoxin-C1-like; amino-acid sequence: MDKVMKLASQRAVVIFSMSSCCMCHTIKRLFLELGVNPAVYELDEDPRGREMERALVHLLGRSPSVPAVFIGGKLVGSTDRIMSLHLGGRLVPLLRDAGAIWLHKCLK